In a single window of the Nicotiana tomentosiformis chromosome 10, ASM39032v3, whole genome shotgun sequence genome:
- the LOC104118250 gene encoding cyclin-D1-1 gives MSVSCSDCFSDLLCGEDSDTVFTNGGGGEDSPECSSSDIESQFVDFDESIAGLIEDERYFVPGFDYFERFQSQSLIAVAREDSVAWILKVQRHYGFQPLTAYLAVNYFDRFLYSRSLPQTDGWPLQLLSVACLSLAAKMEEPLVPSLLDIQVEGAKYMFEPKTIQRMEFLVLRVLDWRLRSITPFCFLSFFAYKLDPVGTFTGFLISKATEIILSNIQEASFLEYWPSCIAAATILCAANDLPNFSLVNAEHAESWCDGLRKDKIVGCYELVQKYAIALRPRRFPKVLPRVRVMTRASTVLTSESSSSSSSSSTSYKRRKLNNSWWNTDDDRASSC, from the exons ATGTCAGTCTCGTGCTCCGATTGCTTCTCCGACTTACTCTGCGGCGAGGACTCCGACACCGTTTTCACAAACGGAGGAGGAGGAGAGGATTCGCCGGAATGTTCGTCGTCGGATATCGAATCTCAGTTCGTCGATTTCGATGAATCCATCGCCGGTCTTATTGAAGACGAACGATACTTCGTCCCTGGATTTGACTATTTCGAGAGGTTTCAATCTCAATCTCTAATCGCCGTTGCTAGAGAAGATTCCGTTGCATGGATTCTCAAG GTACAACGCCACTATGGTTTCCAGCCATTAACGGCGTATCTCGCTGTTAATTACTTCGATCGTTTTCTCTACTCTAGAAGCTTGCCG CAAACAGACGGTTGGCCGCTACAACTCTTGTCGGTTGCTTGCTTATCTTTAGCAGCAAAAATGGAGGAACCTCTTGTTCCTTCTCTTTTGGATATTCAG GTTGAAGGTGCAAAGTACATGTTTGAACCCAAAACCATCCAAAGAATGGAGTTTCTTGTGCTGAGGGTATTAGATTGGAGGCTCCGATCCATAACCCCGTTTTGCTTCCTCAGCTTCTTTGCTTATAAGCTTGATCCAGTAGGAACTTTCACTGGCTTCCTTATTTCAAAGGCTACTGAAATTATCCTCTCAAATATTCAAG AAGCTAGCTTTCTTGAATATTGGCCATCATGCATAGCTGCTGCAACAATACTTTGTGCAGCTAATGATCTTCCAAATTTCTCTCTTGTGAATGCTGAACATGCTGAATCTTGGTGCGATGGACTCCGCAAA GATAAAATCGTGGGTTGCTATGAATTAGTGCAAAAGTATGCCATTGCATTAAGACCAAGGAGATTTCCAAAAGTTTTACCACGGGTACGAGTAATGACTCGGGCTAGTACTGTATTAACCAGTGAGTCATCATCCTCGTCCTCATCATCTTCCACATCTTATAAAAGGAGAAAACTAAATAACAGCTGGTGGAATACAGATGACGACAGAGCAAGTTCATGTTAA